In the Bacillus sp. FJAT-42376 genome, GGTGAGCGTAACAGGGTTATCGACGATTTCCATTAAGGATACCTTTACTGTTCCCGGTTATTTTATTCTCTCTTTTATCCTCCAGTTTGGCGGAATAGGCATCATGACTCTCAGTACGTTCATCTGGCTGGTGCTTAGACGGCGCATCGGCCTTAAGGAAAGAAGACTGATCATGACCGATCAAAACCAATCAAGCTTGTCAGGGCTTGTGAGTCTTTTGAAGCAAATTCTTATCCTGATCTTAGCGATTGAAATTGTTGGAGGCATTATTCTTGGTACATACATGCTAAAATATTTTCCGGATTGGAAAGAGGCTTATCTTCATGGATTTTTTGCCTCTGTGAGCGCCACAACAAATGCGGGTTTTGATATAACCGGCGAATCCCTTATTCCGTTTGCAAAGGATTATTTCATTCAATTCATCAACATTTTGCTTTTAACACTTGGCGCGATTGGCTTTCCGGTTCTCATAGAAGTAAAAGCTTATTTGTTCCATGAAAAAAAGCACCGGTTTACGCTTTTCTCTAAAGTAACATCCATCACGTTTTTAGGCTTGCTTGCCTTCGGTACGATTGGAATCCTGCTTCTGGATTCCCAGCATTTTTTTAAGGGGAAACCGTGGCATGAGTCGTTATTCTATGCCCTGTTCCAGTCTTCGACCACGAGAAGCGGAGGGCTTGCGACTATGGACGTGGCACAATTCAGTGATGCCACTCTATTGTTTATGTGTCTGCTCATGGTCATTGGTGCTTCGCCAAGCTCTGTAGGCGGAGGTATTCGGACAACCACTTTTGCCCTGAATCTGCTGTTTATTTATCATTTTGCCCGCGGCAGAAAGTCCGTTAAGCTGTTTAAAAGAGAGGTCCATCATGATGATATTACAAAATCGCTCGTTGTCACGATTGTAGCGGCGCTTCTTTGTTTTGTTTCAACAGTCATTCTTGCGGCAATCGAACCGTTCAGTCTGCTGGAAATCCTATTTGAGGTTTCCTCTGCTTTTGGAACGACTGGATTGTCTCTCGGGATCACAGCGGATTTGAGTACGCCTGGAAAGGTCATTATTATTCTGCTTATGTTCATTGGAAGAATTGGAATCGTCACGTTCCTGCTTATGATGGGGAAAAAAGAAATCGAGGCCAATTACAAATATCCTACCGAACGGATTATTATCGGCTGACAGGATTGCATGGTCCTGCCTGGACATACTGTTAATTCCCGGCTTCCCTCTTCGGTTAAGATCCTCTTCATAAGTTCCGGACGAAAGGAAATAATGAAGAGGGAAGGGAGTGAAGCGGATTGAAACAGGAAAAACAGTTTCCCGTTGCAGAACTGACCGCAGAGGAACTGGGCCAGCTGCAGAAGTTTGAAGAAGATTTTCGAAACCGTACCGGGGAAGAAATCGTCTTGATTGCCTACGAACATCAGGATTGAAATAGGGAAGGCACTGAAAAAAATGCCAGGACTGAAAATCCTTCAATGGGTGAACCTATTCTTGCGGAGAGATCCGCGCATTCATTTTTCCAATTGAGGGGGATGTTTATGAAACGAAAAGCAGCTAATCATCAGGCATTAAAAAACAACACGACTCCGTCTGAGAGCATGGCGAAAACAGAGTTTGCTGCAGAGTTCAATCATGAAAACCCTCAAAAGTATGCGAACCGCAATTCCAAAAAAGGATTGCAGGGCAAGTCGGAGAGCAGCCGATGAGCAAGAAAAACCAAAAAAGCAAAGATATGCAAAATCATAAAAAGCCGATGAACCCGGATGTTCTGCAGGAAGAATTCGGAAGCGAATTCGGAGATGCGAATTCCGCTAAGATTTATGAGGTAAAAGAAGAATTGAAACACCGGCCGAAATCGGGCAAAAAGAAAAAGTGAGGGCTTTCGCCCTCACTTTTTCTTTTACGCATCGGTTATACGGTTCTGCTGTGGTCCGGACTTTCATTCGTTGTGTAAACCAGAGTATGGTTTTCAGAAGGATCATAATGGAAAAGGATCCACGTTTCATTCAAGACGACTGTACCGTTCAATTTATATTCTGCCAAGTCAAAAGGAAGATGCTCGACAATTGTGTGTTTATAAAGGTCCTTTTCAGACAGCGGATTTTTTTGATAAACGGACCCCAGAATAGCAGGCTGGTCCATTAAGCGCTTGTAAAATAAATCACGCTGCTCTTTGGCAATCAAGGAATGATCCCAGAGCGCTTTTCTAGGTTTGTACCGCTGATTTTTTAAATAGTCGTACGTCATAAAGGCTGTAGCTGTCTTCAGATGTTCAGGAGCTGCGGCTTCGATAAAATCACGCAGTCTTCGGAAGAGATCCTCAAGCTGGTGTCCAATCCGGCTCCAGCCCTGCTCATCCCAAAATGTCCCGAACTCCTGGAAGAAATCAAAGGGAGTAGGGAAGACATGCTGTACCAAATATTCAACGGTTTCATCCATCCGGTGATCGTTCCAATATTTTTCGAGAACATCTTCTACCTGTTTGATGCGGGAAATATCATCAAAGGTCAAGACGTTGTTTTTCAGAATCTCATATGGCGAATGGTCCATGTATACATAATCATGCTGAGAGGCTCTTAACCGAAGACCTGTTCCGCGAAGCATTTTAAGGAAACCGAGCTGGAGCTCCTCCGGTCTCATCGCAAATACATCATTGAAGGTCTTCTTAAACGATTGATAGTCTTCTTCCGGAAGTCCGGCAATCAAGTCCAGATGCTGCTCAATTTTCTGTCCTTCTTTCACCATCATGACCGTTCTCGTCAGCTTGCTGAAATTTTGTCTTCTCATGACAAGGTCGTTCGTTTCATCGTTTGTTGATTGAACACCGATTTCAAAGCGGAAAAGCCCTTTTGGGGCATTATCATTTAAAAATTGAATCACTTCAGGACGCATGATATCCGCGGTAATCTCGAACTGGAAAACCGTTCCGGGACGGTGCTCGTCTATCAGGAACTGGAACATTTCCATTG is a window encoding:
- a CDS encoding TrkH family potassium uptake protein, with product MRMLERLRRQKLSPAKIIVGYYFIAVTVSILLLSLPFSRQSDAEWTFIDALFTSVSAVSVTGLSTISIKDTFTVPGYFILSFILQFGGIGIMTLSTFIWLVLRRRIGLKERRLIMTDQNQSSLSGLVSLLKQILILILAIEIVGGIILGTYMLKYFPDWKEAYLHGFFASVSATTNAGFDITGESLIPFAKDYFIQFINILLLTLGAIGFPVLIEVKAYLFHEKKHRFTLFSKVTSITFLGLLAFGTIGILLLDSQHFFKGKPWHESLFYALFQSSTTRSGGLATMDVAQFSDATLLFMCLLMVIGASPSSVGGGIRTTTFALNLLFIYHFARGRKSVKLFKREVHHDDITKSLVVTIVAALLCFVSTVILAAIEPFSLLEILFEVSSAFGTTGLSLGITADLSTPGKVIIILLMFIGRIGIVTFLLMMGKKEIEANYKYPTERIIIG
- a CDS encoding radical SAM protein, encoding MNIVLSTLNAKYIHTSLSIRYLKAYAQPEYNPELAEYTIKDPSINIVSDLFKRNPDVIGFSCYIWNIEETIKVINMLKKIKPELKIVLGGPEVTYDVLEWMERIPQADYIVIGEGEQTFKQLLHAIDQNLPMKTVNGIAYREEGKVKIQPQANKLDLKELPSPFRFEEDLTSLSKRVTYVETSRGCPFSCQFCLSSIEVGVRYFDREKVKEDIRFLMKHGAKTIKFVDRTFNISRSYAMEMFQFLIDEHRPGTVFQFEITADIMRPEVIQFLNDNAPKGLFRFEIGVQSTNDETNDLVMRRQNFSKLTRTVMMVKEGQKIEQHLDLIAGLPEEDYQSFKKTFNDVFAMRPEELQLGFLKMLRGTGLRLRASQHDYVYMDHSPYEILKNNVLTFDDISRIKQVEDVLEKYWNDHRMDETVEYLVQHVFPTPFDFFQEFGTFWDEQGWSRIGHQLEDLFRRLRDFIEAAAPEHLKTATAFMTYDYLKNQRYKPRKALWDHSLIAKEQRDLFYKRLMDQPAILGSVYQKNPLSEKDLYKHTIVEHLPFDLAEYKLNGTVVLNETWILFHYDPSENHTLVYTTNESPDHSRTV